The window ACACATCAGGTTCATAAAGAGATTTACCTGAAATATTTTTCAGGGGTATCTTTGCCGCAGTAATTTTCAAACCTCATTTCAATGATACTGTTTTTTAAAAATCCTGATTTAAAATTCTACATAGTCGAAGTAAAAAAAGACATTGAACCTTCTGATATTGAGAAACTCAAATGGTTGTTTGGAAACGCTGAATTAATTGAGGTAAAAACGCTCGAAGGGAAGTTTATCGGACCAAGAAAAGAAATGGTAACACCCTGGAGCACCAACGCGGTCGAAATCACGCAAAATATGGGGATTCAGGGTATTTCAAGAATTGAAGAATTCACTCCGTATAGTGAAAATAAGGTTTTCGACCGGATGTTGCAGCAAATTTATGAAAATCCGGGACAGGAAGTTTTCAGGCTTTCAAAAGAACCGGAACAAGTAGAATTCATCTTTGATATTGCAGCTTACAACGAACTGGAAGGACTTGCATTAAGTGAAGAAGAAATAGCATACCTGAATGAGGTGAGCAAACAAATCAGGAGAAGACTTACTGACAGTGAAGTGTATGGCTTTGCCCAAATCAACTCGGAACATTGCCGTCATAAAATCTTTAATGGCCTTTTTATTATTGACGGGAAAGAAATGCCTGATTCCCTGTTCTCTATGATAAAAAGAACCTCCCATGTCAATCCCAACTTCATCGTCTCTGCCTATAAAGATAATGTTGCTTTTATTGAAGGTCCTGCAGCCGTACAATTTGCACCTCAACATCCTTATCAGCCAGATTTCTTTTATTTAAAAGATATTCAAACAGTTATATCTCTTAAAGCCGAAACTCACAATTTTCCGACCACTGTCGAGCCATTTAATGGTGCGGCTACCGGCAGTGGCGGTGAAATACGCGACCGAATGGCAGGAGGAAAAGGGAGCCTGCCTGTAGCCGGAACTGCTGTTTACATGACGGCTTATCCAAGACTGGCTCAGGAAAGAAAATGGGAATTCAAAACGGAGCCGAGAAAATGGCTTTATTACAGTCCTGATGAAATCCTGATCAAGGCTTCCAACGGGGCATCAGATTTTGGCAATAAATTCGGACAGCCCTTAATCTGTGGTTCCCTGCTCACCTTCGAACATCTTGAAAACAACCGGAAATTCGGATATGACAAGGTAATCATGCTGGCAGGAGGAATTGGC of the Sphingobacteriales bacterium genome contains:
- a CDS encoding phosphoribosylformylglycinamidine synthase; translated protein: MILFFKNPDLKFYIVEVKKDIEPSDIEKLKWLFGNAELIEVKTLEGKFIGPRKEMVTPWSTNAVEITQNMGIQGISRIEEFTPYSENKVFDRMLQQIYENPGQEVFRLSKEPEQVEFIFDIAAYNELEGLALSEEEIAYLNEVSKQIRRRLTDSEVYGFAQINSEHCRHKIFNGLFIIDGKEMPDSLFSMIKRTSHVNPNFIVSAYKDNVAFIEGPAAVQFAPQHPYQPDFFYLKDIQTVISLKAETHNFPTTVEPFNGAATGSGGEIRDRMAGGKGSLPVAGTAVYMTAYPRLAQERKWEFKTEPRKWLYYSPDEILIKASNGASDFGNKFGQPLICGSLLTFEHLENNRKFGYDKVIMLAGGIGYARKEDSYKGHPAKGDKIIVMGGDNYRTGMGGGAVSSVATGQFDNTIELNAVQRSNPEMQKRVANAIRALAEMDENPIISVHDHGAGGHLNSISELVEECGGKVDISKLPVGDPTLSARELIGNESQERMGLVIGEKDIEMAEKIADRERAPFYIVGECTGDHHLLFANPKGKNPVDLDLAYLFGKPPKTVLEDITIESEYQAVSYHPEKL